From one Sulfurimonas sp. genomic stretch:
- the hemL gene encoding glutamate-1-semialdehyde 2,1-aminomutase: protein MSKDKSLQAFKEAQELIPGGVNSPVRAFASVGGSPVFVSEGEGGYLKDIDGNKYVDFVQSWGPLIFGHRDESIESAVIEAVKHGLSFGAPTLAETELAKLVVSMFDSIDKVRFVSSGTEAVMSAIRLARGFTGRDDIVKFTGCYHGHSDSLLVQAGSGAATFGNPSSPGVPADFTKHTLLAQYNNIDSVKKCFADSKDIACVIIEPIAGNMGLVPAQKEFLNELRELCDANGTLLIFDEVMSGFRASINGAESITGVKPDIVTLGKVIGGGMPVGAFGARREIMAQLSPEGPVYQAGTLSGNPVAMAAGFAALSKLKKNAPVLDVLNKRAVRLVEGMQEEAKKCGITMQVDTRGSMFGFFFNENPVMSFEDACTCDASFFAKFHQGMLNEGFYFACSLFEAGFISTATTDEMVEECIKASAKVFKEIA, encoded by the coding sequence ATGAGTAAAGATAAATCACTTCAAGCTTTCAAAGAAGCGCAAGAATTAATTCCAGGAGGAGTTAACTCACCGGTACGTGCATTTGCCAGTGTTGGTGGAAGTCCTGTATTTGTTAGCGAAGGCGAGGGTGGATACCTTAAAGATATTGATGGTAATAAATACGTAGATTTTGTTCAAAGTTGGGGACCACTGATTTTTGGTCATCGTGATGAGAGTATTGAAAGTGCTGTTATAGAAGCTGTAAAACACGGTCTTAGTTTTGGTGCACCAACACTGGCTGAAACTGAACTTGCTAAACTTGTTGTATCTATGTTTGATTCTATAGATAAAGTTAGATTTGTTAGTAGTGGTACTGAAGCTGTAATGAGTGCTATACGTTTAGCTCGCGGTTTTACAGGGCGTGATGATATTGTTAAATTTACAGGCTGTTATCATGGTCATAGTGATTCACTTTTAGTTCAAGCCGGAAGCGGTGCTGCAACATTTGGAAATCCGTCAAGCCCTGGTGTGCCAGCTGATTTTACAAAACATACATTGCTAGCTCAATATAACAATATTGATAGTGTAAAAAAATGTTTTGCAGATTCAAAAGATATTGCTTGTGTTATTATTGAACCGATTGCTGGAAATATGGGACTTGTTCCAGCACAAAAAGAGTTTTTAAATGAGCTTCGTGAGCTTTGTGATGCAAATGGTACTTTACTTATCTTTGATGAAGTTATGAGTGGCTTTCGCGCATCTATAAACGGTGCTGAATCTATAACTGGTGTAAAACCTGATATCGTAACACTTGGAAAAGTAATTGGTGGCGGAATGCCAGTTGGTGCTTTTGGAGCTAGACGTGAGATTATGGCTCAACTATCTCCTGAAGGACCTGTGTATCAAGCAGGTACACTTAGTGGAAACCCTGTAGCTATGGCAGCAGGTTTTGCAGCACTTTCAAAATTAAAGAAAAATGCACCAGTACTTGATGTACTAAATAAGCGCGCAGTGCGTTTAGTTGAAGGTATGCAAGAAGAAGCTAAAAAATGTGGAATAACTATGCAGGTAGATACTCGCGGATCTATGTTTGGGTTCTTCTTTAATGAGAATCCAGTTATGAGTTTTGAAGATGCATGTACATGTGATGCCAGCTTTTTTGCAAAGTTTCACCAAGGTATGTTAAATGAAGGTTTTTACTTTGCATGTTCACTATTTGAAGCAGGTTTCATCTCAACTGCAACAACGGATGAGATGGTAGAAGAGTGTATTAAAGCTAGTGCTAAAGTATTTAAAGAGATCGCATAA
- a CDS encoding AtpZ/AtpI family protein — MEKENKINEEVETNEKPKVRQVVEAVDSLSLGISMVVAVAMGIGIGMVLKSLTGAAWTLWIGVFIGVAAAILNVYKAYEKQKEGYEELLKEPRYAIKKQLEDEEDDDGLERYGK, encoded by the coding sequence ATGGAAAAAGAAAACAAAATAAACGAAGAAGTTGAAACTAACGAAAAGCCAAAGGTACGTCAGGTCGTAGAGGCAGTTGATAGTCTTTCTCTTGGTATATCAATGGTTGTTGCCGTTGCAATGGGTATTGGTATCGGTATGGTGCTAAAAAGCCTAACAGGTGCAGCATGGACGTTATGGATAGGTGTTTTTATCGGTGTAGCTGCAGCAATATTAAATGTGTATAAAGCATATGAGAAGCAAAAAGAGGGTTATGAAGAGTTATTAAAAGAGCCTCGTTATGCTATTAAAAAGCAGCTTGAAGACGAAGAAGACGATGATGGCCTAGAGCGCTATGGTAAATAA
- the rpoD gene encoding RNA polymerase sigma factor RpoD, which yields MTAKELNKAIDTFFSERKSKDCATYESLIELFDKQPTAAQAKNIFKLATKHKVCLYTASEHAKQLNDKEAEARRDAQRKMLENNETDKFDILKEHELLEWSRSDSPVRMYLREMGQIPLLTKEEEIEISKKIENGESIIIDAICSVPYLIDFILDYKEPLINRERRVKELFRSFEDDNGDSDDSDNSNDDDDSNEEGEKTLSAKDKSRVEKVTTSFKALEKAKKDWVKFNSKAPEDLDTREVDEEIVTYYLGSTFKKQILKEYLLELGPTSKLINELVRSMETALKSDEGYDKELKRLEYKLPLFNATLKANHKILVDKICSLSKEDILNMVPEATMVSTYMEIKKLVQTKEASKNSFDMEPEKLADILEQIKRGKNISEISKTKMAKSNLRLVVSIAKRYTNRGLPFLDLIQEGNIGLMKAVDKFEYQKGYKFSTYATWWIRQAISRAIADQARTIRIPIHMIETINRINKIMRKHLQEHGKEPDVETIAEDVGLSVEKVKNVIKITKEPISLEAPIGSEEDGRFGDFIEDKTSLSPSDAILKDDLKVQIEQVLEQLNEREKAVIKLRFGIMDDESDRTLEEIGKELTVTRERVRQIESSAIKKLKHPKVGRKLKNYIEE from the coding sequence ATGACAGCAAAAGAACTCAACAAAGCAATAGACACCTTCTTTAGTGAGCGAAAATCTAAAGATTGTGCAACGTATGAGTCACTAATTGAACTTTTTGATAAACAGCCGACAGCTGCACAAGCAAAAAACATTTTTAAATTAGCAACTAAACACAAAGTATGTCTTTATACTGCAAGCGAGCATGCAAAGCAGTTAAATGACAAAGAAGCAGAAGCAAGACGCGATGCTCAAAGAAAAATGCTTGAAAACAATGAAACTGACAAGTTTGATATTTTAAAAGAGCATGAACTACTAGAATGGTCTCGCTCAGATTCACCTGTTCGTATGTATCTTCGTGAAATGGGTCAAATCCCGCTTTTAACAAAAGAGGAAGAGATTGAAATATCTAAAAAGATAGAAAACGGTGAGAGTATTATTATCGATGCTATATGTTCGGTTCCATACCTGATCGATTTTATTCTTGACTATAAAGAACCTCTAATTAACCGTGAAAGACGTGTAAAAGAGCTTTTTAGAAGCTTTGAAGACGATAACGGTGACAGTGATGATTCAGACAACTCTAATGATGATGATGATTCTAATGAAGAAGGTGAAAAGACTTTAAGTGCTAAAGACAAGTCACGTGTAGAGAAAGTGACTACAAGCTTTAAAGCACTTGAAAAAGCGAAAAAAGACTGGGTTAAATTCAACTCAAAAGCTCCTGAGGATCTAGACACTAGAGAGGTAGATGAAGAGATCGTAACTTACTATCTAGGTTCTACTTTCAAAAAGCAGATCTTAAAAGAATACCTTCTTGAACTTGGACCGACTTCTAAACTGATAAATGAGCTGGTACGTTCTATGGAGACTGCACTTAAAAGTGATGAGGGGTACGACAAAGAGCTTAAACGTCTTGAGTACAAACTTCCTTTATTTAATGCTACTCTAAAGGCAAACCATAAAATATTAGTAGATAAAATATGTTCATTATCAAAAGAAGATATTTTAAATATGGTTCCTGAAGCTACAATGGTTTCTACATATATGGAGATTAAAAAACTTGTTCAAACAAAAGAGGCTTCTAAAAACTCTTTTGATATGGAACCTGAAAAGCTTGCTGATATTTTAGAGCAAATCAAACGTGGTAAAAATATTTCGGAGATCTCTAAAACTAAGATGGCAAAATCAAATCTTAGACTTGTTGTATCTATTGCTAAACGTTATACAAACCGTGGGCTTCCATTCCTTGACTTAATTCAAGAGGGAAATATAGGACTTATGAAAGCTGTTGATAAGTTCGAATACCAAAAAGGTTACAAGTTCTCAACTTATGCTACATGGTGGATTCGTCAAGCAATTTCACGTGCTATTGCAGATCAAGCAAGAACTATACGTATCCCAATACATATGATCGAGACTATTAACCGTATCAATAAAATTATGCGTAAACACCTTCAAGAGCATGGTAAAGAACCGGATGTTGAGACAATTGCAGAAGATGTTGGACTTTCAGTTGAGAAAGTTAAAAACGTTATCAAAATCACAAAAGAGCCAATCTCCCTTGAAGCACCTATCGGTAGTGAAGAAGATGGTCGTTTTGGTGACTTTATTGAAGACAAAACTTCTCTTAGCCCATCAGACGCAATTTTAAAAGATGATCTTAAAGTTCAAATTGAACAAGTTTTAGAGCAACTAAACGAGCGTGAAAAAGCCGTTATCAAACTTCGCTTTGGTATTATGGATGATGAGAGTGATAGAACTCTTGAAGAGATTGGAAAAGAGTTAACTGTAACACGTGAGCGTGTACGTCAGATTGAATCTAGTGCAATTAAAAAGCTTAAACACCCTAAGGTTGGTCGTAAGCTTAAAAACTATATAGAAGAATAA
- a CDS encoding flagellar hook-basal body protein, whose amino-acid sequence MQTGYYGAAAGMVVQFNRLDTIANNLANVNTNGFKEDNVVVGDFMRLYKEARDELPNANQTKEAAQFINRTMAKTPHIVDEYTNHSVGGMQKTQNNLDAALSREGLYFLVKTPQGVRLTRDGSFTKDDEGKLSTKQGYEVLPNDYFESKSNITFNQSDFNVEIDKNGQIYTNAPGGLNQIQQQKLFIANPDNLSMLKKVGDNLYEYKGMDQLKPLEDSGAVFQGFVEKSNVNPVKMMTQMIETNRLVGMYQKAMDAQMNDMNTAAIEKIAKKA is encoded by the coding sequence ATGCAAACAGGTTATTATGGAGCAGCAGCAGGGATGGTTGTCCAATTTAATCGTTTAGACACAATTGCTAACAACTTGGCAAATGTAAATACAAACGGTTTTAAAGAAGACAATGTAGTTGTTGGTGATTTTATGCGTTTATACAAAGAAGCAAGGGATGAGCTTCCAAATGCAAACCAAACAAAAGAAGCTGCACAGTTTATAAATAGAACAATGGCTAAAACACCTCACATTGTAGATGAATATACAAATCATAGTGTAGGCGGTATGCAAAAGACTCAAAACAATTTAGATGCAGCTTTATCTCGTGAAGGGCTGTATTTTTTAGTAAAAACACCACAAGGTGTTAGACTAACACGTGATGGTTCATTTACAAAAGATGATGAAGGTAAACTAAGTACAAAACAAGGTTACGAAGTTTTACCAAATGATTACTTTGAGTCTAAAAGCAATATTACTTTTAACCAAAGTGATTTTAATGTTGAGATTGATAAAAACGGTCAGATATATACAAATGCTCCTGGCGGATTAAATCAGATTCAGCAACAAAAACTTTTTATAGCAAACCCTGATAATCTAAGTATGCTAAAAAAAGTCGGTGATAACCTGTATGAATATAAAGGGATGGATCAGCTTAAACCTTTAGAAGACAGCGGTGCTGTTTTTCAGGGTTTTGTTGAAAAAAGCAATGTAAATCCTGTAAAGATGATGACACAGATGATTGAGACAAATCGTTTAGTAGGAATGTATCAAAAAGCTATGGATGCTCAGATGAACGATATGAATACAGCTGCAATTGAAAAAATAGCTAAGAAAGCTTAA
- the flgG gene encoding flagellar basal-body rod protein FlgG — MMQSLYTASTGMLGMQTQIDTTANNIANVNTIGFKKSRAEFADLMYSVMEYAGTATSDTTKSPTGIEVGLGVRPTAVNKIFSEGSLKQTDNQLDLAVTGRGFFKMELPDGTEVYSRNGAFKIDDNGTIVNSDGYRLTPEIVVPQDATNISVGTDGIVTVVQPGQTEATQIGQITLTNFINPAGLHSMGDNLFVETDSSGQPVEGTPGLDGLGNIRQGFVELSNVELVVELTDLITGQRAYDSNSKVITTSDEMLQTTNNLKR, encoded by the coding sequence ATGATGCAATCACTATATACTGCCTCAACTGGAATGCTTGGGATGCAGACACAAATTGATACTACGGCAAATAATATTGCCAATGTTAATACTATAGGATTTAAAAAATCTCGTGCCGAGTTTGCAGATCTTATGTACAGTGTTATGGAATATGCAGGAACTGCGACAAGTGATACGACAAAAAGTCCTACGGGAATTGAAGTTGGTTTAGGGGTTAGACCAACAGCCGTAAATAAAATATTTTCAGAAGGCTCATTAAAACAAACAGATAATCAACTTGATTTGGCTGTAACGGGACGCGGTTTTTTTAAAATGGAACTACCTGATGGTACAGAGGTTTATTCAAGAAACGGTGCATTTAAGATTGATGACAACGGTACTATTGTTAATAGTGATGGATATAGACTTACACCTGAAATAGTAGTACCTCAAGATGCTACTAATATTAGTGTAGGTACAGATGGTATTGTAACTGTAGTTCAGCCTGGTCAAACAGAGGCTACTCAGATTGGACAAATAACACTAACTAACTTTATTAACCCGGCAGGTCTACACTCAATGGGTGATAATCTTTTTGTAGAAACTGATAGTTCTGGTCAGCCGGTTGAAGGTACTCCCGGGCTTGATGGTTTAGGAAACATAAGACAAGGTTTTGTTGAACTTAGTAATGTTGAACTTGTAGTTGAGTTGACGGACTTGATCACAGGTCAGCGTGCGTATGATTCAAACTCTAAAGTGATTACGACAAGTGATGAGATGTTGCAGACTACGAATAATCTAAAAAGATAA
- a CDS encoding GGDEF domain-containing protein — translation MEYISLEYMFLITSALFVLSFLYNIKQSRMLHGVNPSDILQDTFYDSVTDLPNRNNIEIIITENIKVASRRDKSFCILGLKALDYKDLKNESIEKSNELSIDIADGILSSIRDEDTAARISDDEYVVVFNEYLEVENYDIPMDRISEALKGKNVRYSYVTYPDEASNVDKLLESVLAKL, via the coding sequence ATGGAATATATTAGTTTAGAATATATGTTTTTAATTACATCTGCTCTTTTTGTTTTGAGCTTTTTGTATAATATAAAACAAAGTAGAATGTTACATGGAGTTAATCCTTCGGATATACTTCAGGACACATTTTACGATTCTGTTACGGATTTGCCAAACAGAAACAATATAGAAATAATTATAACTGAAAACATAAAAGTAGCATCAAGACGTGATAAATCTTTTTGTATCCTTGGACTAAAAGCTCTTGACTATAAAGATTTGAAAAATGAATCTATTGAAAAATCAAATGAGCTTTCAATTGATATCGCTGATGGTATTTTATCTTCAATAAGAGATGAAGATACGGCAGCCAGAATTTCAGATGATGAGTATGTAGTTGTATTTAATGAATACTTAGAAGTAGAAAACTATGATATTCCAATGGACAGAATCAGTGAAGCATTAAAAGGTAAAAATGTAAGATATTCATATGTTACATATCCTGATGAAGCTAGCAATGTAGATAAACTTCTTGAAAGTGTTTTGGCTAAACTTTAA
- a CDS encoding 3-isopropylmalate dehydratase small subunit has translation MQKANINGKVWRFGKDIDTDLIIAARYLNTSEPAELAKHVMEDADPEFVSKMNEGDIIVAGENFGCGSSREHAPIALKAAGVSAVIAPTFARIFYRNAFNMGLPIFELNESAEISEGDEVSVDMDAGTVTNNTTNKTYNFTPIPEFMQELIDAGGLMNFAKNEVEENK, from the coding sequence ATGCAAAAAGCAAATATAAATGGAAAAGTTTGGAGATTTGGTAAAGATATTGATACAGATTTAATTATAGCTGCACGTTACCTAAATACTTCAGAACCTGCTGAGTTAGCAAAACACGTAATGGAAGATGCTGATCCGGAGTTTGTTTCTAAAATGAATGAAGGTGATATTATCGTAGCAGGTGAGAATTTTGGATGTGGAAGTAGCCGTGAGCATGCACCTATCGCACTTAAAGCTGCCGGTGTTTCTGCAGTTATAGCTCCAACTTTTGCAAGAATTTTTTATCGTAATGCATTTAATATGGGATTACCTATTTTTGAATTGAATGAGAGTGCCGAGATCAGTGAAGGTGATGAAGTAAGTGTTGATATGGATGCAGGAACTGTAACAAATAACACTACAAATAAAACTTATAATTTTACGCCTATTCCGGAGTTCATGCAAGAACTTATTGATGCAGGTGGATTAATGAATTTTGCTAAAAATGAAGTAGAGGAAAATAAATAA
- the leuB gene encoding 3-isopropylmalate dehydrogenase has translation MKTYKIALIKGDGIGPEIIDEATKVLDSVASCFDFDFKYEEVLMGGCAYDETGDPLPQETITAALNSDAVLFGAIGGEKWDNLPREKRPESGLLRFRKELGVYANLRPAVVYDELINASSLKPEVVQGVDLMVVRELIGGIYFGEPKGRDENKGWNTMVYTKDEIVRIAHTAFNIAMERNKRVCSVDKANVLDVSQLWRETVEEVAKEYPDVELSHMYVDNAAMQLIRDPKQFDVMLTGNIFGDILSDEASMLSGSIGLLPSASVGAKIGVYEPIHGSAPDIAGQGIANPIATISSASMMLRYALGENEAADRIDNAIKRALKEGYRTQDLAQYDAKEVCSTSEMGSIIANYTAK, from the coding sequence ATGAAAACATATAAAATTGCACTAATTAAAGGTGATGGTATTGGTCCAGAGATCATTGATGAAGCTACAAAGGTACTAGATTCTGTTGCATCTTGCTTTGATTTTGATTTTAAATACGAAGAAGTTTTAATGGGTGGATGTGCATATGATGAGACTGGTGATCCTCTTCCTCAAGAAACTATTACAGCTGCACTTAACTCTGATGCAGTACTATTTGGTGCTATTGGTGGTGAAAAGTGGGACAACTTACCACGTGAGAAAAGACCAGAAAGTGGACTTCTAAGATTTCGTAAAGAGCTTGGTGTATATGCAAATCTACGTCCTGCCGTAGTATATGATGAGTTAATTAATGCTTCTTCGCTTAAACCTGAAGTTGTTCAAGGCGTTGATCTGATGGTTGTTCGTGAGCTTATCGGCGGTATCTATTTTGGTGAGCCTAAAGGTCGTGATGAAAATAAGGGCTGGAACACTATGGTTTATACAAAAGATGAGATCGTTCGTATAGCTCACACTGCATTTAACATTGCTATGGAAAGAAATAAAAGAGTATGTTCAGTTGATAAAGCAAACGTACTTGACGTATCTCAACTTTGGCGTGAGACTGTAGAAGAGGTAGCAAAAGAGTATCCTGATGTTGAACTCTCACACATGTATGTAGATAATGCAGCTATGCAGCTTATACGTGATCCAAAACAGTTTGACGTAATGCTTACTGGAAATATTTTCGGTGATATTTTAAGTGATGAAGCGTCAATGCTATCAGGATCAATCGGTCTTTTACCATCAGCTTCAGTTGGAGCTAAAATAGGTGTATATGAGCCGATTCACGGTTCAGCTCCGGACATTGCAGGTCAAGGTATTGCCAACCCTATCGCTACAATCTCTTCAGCGTCAATGATGCTAAGATATGCACTGGGTGAGAACGAAGCAGCTGATAGAATCGATAATGCAATAAAAAGAGCTTTAAAAGAGGGTTATCGTACTCAAGATTTAGCTCAGTATGATGCTAAAGAGGTTTGTTCAACTTCTGAGATGGGTTCGATCATAGCAAACTATACGGCTAAGTAA
- a CDS encoding tol-pal system YbgF family protein, with product MQTLTLANIYELQGLKEEALEIYKEVLKKDPANSEAKIAIRRLSGIRKKFLNVNQEMKDFFIKMDSDIEINEFERWLLKSWN from the coding sequence ATGCAGACACTCACATTAGCAAATATATACGAACTTCAAGGTCTTAAAGAAGAGGCTTTGGAGATCTATAAAGAGGTTTTGAAAAAAGATCCTGCTAATAGTGAAGCAAAAATCGCTATCAGAAGACTATCTGGAATAAGAAAAAAATTTTTAAACGTAAATCAAGAGATGAAAGATTTTTTTATTAAGATGGATAGCGATATAGAGATAAATGAATTTGAAAGGTGGCTCTTAAAATCATGGAACTAG
- the purU gene encoding formyltetrahydrofolate deformylase — protein sequence MAQYRILIDANDEKGLVYKVSTIFFEKELNILTNNEFVDKVNGKFFMRSVVEGDVKADELKELILKALPKGTNVKVLEPHKKNIVLMATKEMHALGDILVRHEEGELDANILGVISNYDELEPFVSKFNIPYFTVSHEGLDRAAHEEKILEKLAEFEDIDYIVLAKYMRILTPRFVEAYDSKIINIHHSFLPAFIGANPYKQAYDRGVKIIGATAHFVNNNLDEGPIISQEVIHVDHAYSWKDMQRSGRNVEKIVLSHALKLALEDRIFVYANKSVIF from the coding sequence ATGGCTCAGTACAGAATTTTAATAGATGCAAACGATGAAAAAGGTTTGGTTTACAAAGTATCCACAATATTTTTTGAGAAAGAATTAAATATCTTAACAAATAACGAATTTGTTGATAAGGTAAACGGTAAATTCTTTATGCGTAGTGTTGTTGAGGGTGATGTTAAAGCAGACGAGCTTAAAGAGCTTATATTAAAAGCATTACCTAAAGGTACGAATGTAAAAGTTTTAGAGCCTCATAAGAAAAACATTGTACTTATGGCTACAAAAGAGATGCATGCACTTGGAGATATTTTGGTTCGCCATGAAGAGGGTGAGTTAGATGCAAATATACTTGGAGTTATATCTAATTATGATGAGTTAGAGCCATTTGTAAGTAAATTTAATATACCTTATTTTACTGTATCTCATGAGGGACTTGACAGAGCAGCACATGAAGAGAAGATCCTTGAAAAACTAGCTGAATTTGAGGATATTGACTATATTGTTTTAGCAAAATATATGCGTATTTTAACACCTCGTTTTGTTGAAGCATATGATAGTAAAATTATAAATATCCACCACTCATTCTTGCCTGCATTTATCGGGGCAAATCCTTATAAACAAGCTTATGACAGGGGTGTGAAGATCATTGGTGCTACTGCACACTTTGTAAATAATAATCTTGATGAAGGTCCGATTATATCTCAAGAGGTTATCCATGTAGATCATGCTTATTCGTGGAAAGATATGCAGAGAAGCGGAAGAAATGTAGAGAAAATAGTTCTATCTCATGCACTAAAATTAGCACTTGAAGATAGAATATTTGTGTATGCAAACAAATCAGTGATCTTTTAA
- a CDS encoding tRNA (cytidine(34)-2'-O)-methyltransferase gives MFNLVLVNPQIPNNTGAIGRLCVNAGASLHIIKPIAFDIDEKAVRRAGLDYWDKLDLHVWESIDEFFEKNEISDNAYFATTKTDKPYFEAAFKKGDFIFFGSETAGIPEDILNRYKSQNITIPMTKEGRSLNLAISTGIVLYDAIRQNFDNFEG, from the coding sequence ATGTTTAATCTAGTTCTAGTTAATCCTCAGATTCCTAATAATACAGGTGCTATAGGCAGACTTTGTGTAAATGCAGGTGCATCACTGCATATAATAAAGCCTATTGCATTTGATATAGATGAAAAAGCAGTTCGTCGTGCAGGACTTGATTATTGGGACAAGCTTGATCTACATGTGTGGGAAAGCATTGATGAGTTTTTTGAAAAAAATGAAATATCTGATAATGCCTACTTTGCTACGACTAAAACAGATAAGCCTTACTTTGAAGCTGCGTTTAAAAAAGGTGATTTTATATTTTTTGGAAGTGAAACAGCAGGAATTCCGGAAGATATATTAAACAGATACAAATCTCAAAATATAACTATCCCTATGACGAAAGAGGGACGTAGTTTAAATCTAGCTATAAGTACAGGTATAGTCTTATACGATGCAATCAGACAAAATTTTGATAACTTTGAAGGTTAA
- a CDS encoding S24 family peptidase, which translates to MNSFSSIVEEIKSIISTNFDGKKVFDKDVADALGISQMNFATMKKRDKIPFTELLDFCARKSISINWMLYGQSPESLVEATNRFYMVKFLGDVNVSAGGGADGEEGEVSEIQIPEEFISMLGGESELKNIEAVNVSGDSMEPTFSYNDIVFVNRAKTNVDRGGVFTIRTEGGLFIKRVQKRLDGKFDIISDNDIYTTQVLEPYELEVIGRVVSRFGEVD; encoded by the coding sequence ATGAATAGTTTTAGCAGTATTGTTGAAGAGATTAAAAGTATTATTTCCACAAATTTTGATGGGAAAAAGGTATTTGATAAAGACGTTGCAGATGCACTTGGGATTTCTCAAATGAATTTTGCGACTATGAAAAAAAGAGACAAGATCCCTTTTACTGAGCTATTAGACTTTTGTGCTAGAAAATCTATATCTATTAATTGGATGCTTTACGGACAGTCTCCAGAGAGTCTCGTAGAGGCTACAAACAGATTTTACATGGTAAAGTTTTTAGGTGATGTAAATGTAAGTGCAGGTGGTGGAGCTGATGGTGAAGAAGGTGAAGTGAGTGAGATCCAGATCCCAGAAGAATTCATATCAATGTTAGGCGGAGAGAGTGAACTTAAAAATATAGAAGCAGTAAATGTTTCAGGTGACTCAATGGAGCCTACTTTTAGTTATAACGATATTGTTTTTGTAAACAGAGCAAAAACAAATGTTGATCGTGGCGGTGTATTTACTATTAGAACAGAGGGTGGTTTGTTTATTAAAAGGGTACAAAAAAGACTTGATGGAAAATTTGATATAATATCTGATAATGATATATATACAACACAAGTCCTAGAACCGTATGAACTTGAGGTTATAGGCAGAGTTGTTAGTAGATTTGGAGAAGTAGATTAG